One Solanum lycopersicum chromosome 4, SLM_r2.1 DNA window includes the following coding sequences:
- the BOP1 gene encoding BTB/POZ domain and ankyrin repeat-containing protein NBCL: MSNNPEDPLRSLSLDYLNLLINGQAFSDVTFHVEGHLVHAHRCVLAARSQFFRKFFCGPSSPQSGPQLGSVNGPRDTGSPASSVVIPVNSVGYEVFLLMMQFLYSGQVSIVPQKHEPRPNCGERGCWHTHCTSAVDLALDTLSAARSFGVEQLALLTQKQLAIMVEKASIEDVMRVLIASRKQDMNQLWTTCSHLVAKSGLPPEMLAKHLPIDVVAKIEELRLKSNLARRSLMPHHHHHLDLSSSAELEDQKIRRMRRALDSSDVELVKLMVMGEGLNLDESIALHYAVENCSREVVKALLELGAADVNFPAGPAGKTPLHIAAEMVSPDMVAVLLDHHADPNVRMLDGITPLDILRTLTSDFLFKGTVPGHVHVEPNKLRLCLELVQSAAMVISREEGSANIDLSSTNIYPPNNMSDDHTSSTSTSGTNNIDSRMVYLNLGGGVTNTSSTHDHPSSMYHHSSHEY, translated from the exons ATGAGTAATAATCCTGAAGATCCCTTAAGAAGTCTCTCTTTAGATTATCTCAATCTCCTCATCAATGGTCAAGCTTTCAGTGATGTTACTTTTCATGTTGAAGGTCATTTAGTCCATGCTCACCGTTGCGTCCTGGCAGCAAGGAGTCAATTCTTCAGAAAATTTTTCTGCGGGCCGAGCTCTCCTCAGTCCGGCCCGCAACTCGGCTCGGTTAACGGGCCGAGAGATACTGGTTCACCAGCATCATCAGTAGTGATACCGGTGAATTCAGTAGGATATGAGGtgtttttattgatgatgcAGTTTTTATATAGTGGACAAGTATCAATTGTACCGCAAAAACATGAGCCAAGGCCAAATTGTGGAGAGAGAGGTTGTTGGCATACACATTGCACCTCAGCCGTTGATCTTGCACTTGATACACTCTCAGCCGCTAGATCTTTTGGTGTTGAACAACTTGCTTTGCTCACTCAG AAGCAATTGGCAATCATGGTAGAAAAAGCTTCAATTGAGGATGTGATGAGAGTTCTAATAGCATCAAGGAAGCAAGACATGAATCAACTATGGACTACGTGTTCACATTTGGTTGCAAAATCAGGTCTTCCACCCGAAATGTTGGCCAAACACCTCCCCATTGATGTTGTAGCCAAAATTGAAGAACTACGCCTCAAATCCAACCTAGCACGTCGATCCTTAATGCcacatcatcatcaccacctCGACCTCAGCTCTTCAGCTGAGCTCGAGGACCAAAAAATCCGTAGGATGAGACGAGCCCTTGACTCATCGGACGTTGAACTTGTCAAGCTTATGGTGATGGGAGAAGGTTTAAATCTTGATGAATCAATTGCACTACACTATGCAGTTGAAAATTGTAGTAGGGAAGTTGTGAAAGCTTTACTAGAGCTAGGTGCAGCGGATGTTAATTTCCCTGCAGGACCTGCAGGGAAAACTCCGCTGCACATTGCTGCTGAAATGGTGTCACCAGACATGGTAGCTGTTCTATTAGACCATCATGCTGATCCCAATGTACGAATGTTAGATGGCATCACTCCATTGGACATTTTACGTACCCTAACATCCGATTTTCTATTTAAAGGAACTGTACCTGGACATGTCCACGTCGAACCTAATAAGTTGAGACTCTGTCTTGAACTTGTTCAATCAGCAGCTATGGTGATTTCAAGAGAGGAAGGGAGCGCAAACATTGATCTCTCTTCGACAAATATTTATCCTCCAAATAACATGAGTGATGATCATACATCTAGCACAAGTACTAGTGGGACTAATAACATTGATTCAAGAATGGTGTATTTAAATCTTGGTGGTGGAGTTACTAATACTTCTTCAACTCATGATCACCCTTCATCAATGTATCACCATTCATCACATGAGTATTAa